The proteins below come from a single Psychrobacter sp. PL19 genomic window:
- the moaC gene encoding cyclic pyranopterin monophosphate synthase MoaC produces MQTSPDSTENAQLDLTVSGLSHLDSDGDINMVDVSGKTVTTREAHASGQVRFPKDIYTQIKVADGMTKKGSITQTAHIAGIMAAKRTHDLIPLCHPLPLDKIALNFVYDDSTQAIVVTATVKVTHKTGVEMEALTAVSIACLTIYDMTKALSHDIVIDNIHLLNKTGGKSEYQFPSN; encoded by the coding sequence ATGCAAACAAGCCCGGATTCTACAGAAAATGCTCAACTTGACTTAACCGTGTCTGGCTTGTCTCATCTAGACAGTGATGGCGATATTAATATGGTTGATGTCAGCGGTAAGACGGTGACAACTAGAGAGGCACATGCTAGCGGACAAGTACGCTTTCCAAAGGATATTTATACTCAAATTAAAGTGGCTGATGGCATGACTAAGAAAGGCAGTATCACCCAGACTGCCCATATCGCTGGTATTATGGCGGCGAAGCGTACTCATGATCTCATTCCACTTTGCCACCCCCTACCGTTAGATAAAATTGCTTTAAATTTTGTTTATGATGATAGTACTCAAGCGATTGTAGTGACGGCAACGGTAAAAGTGACTCATAAAACAGGGGTTGAGATGGAAGCGCTAACGGCGGTAAGCATTGCCTGCTTGACTATCTATGACATGACCAAAGCGTTGTCGCATGATATTGTTATTGATAATATTCATCTGCTTAATAAAACCGGTGGTAAATCAGAGTATCAGTTTCCATCTAATTAA
- a CDS encoding MoaD/ThiS family protein produces the protein MSIVEKNIDQVTDTAIADSTMDINVLYFAGLADEANCNEEKITVAQSTSLTELYEQLRGKHRFSRPHSQLRVAVNDYFVKWTDAIYDGDNVVFITPVAGG, from the coding sequence ATGAGCATTGTAGAAAAAAATATAGACCAAGTTACGGATACGGCTATAGCAGACAGTACTATGGATATTAATGTTTTATATTTTGCTGGCTTGGCGGATGAAGCCAACTGTAATGAAGAGAAAATAACTGTGGCGCAATCAACCTCACTCACTGAACTATATGAGCAGTTAAGGGGAAAACATCGTTTTAGTCGTCCCCATTCGCAATTACGAGTGGCAGTGAATGATTACTTCGTTAAATGGACCGACGCTATTTATGATGGCGACAATGTGGTGTTTATCACACCAGTAGCCGGTGGCTGA
- the mobA gene encoding molybdenum cofactor guanylyltransferase: MIDGLASPDNSDVLHDLNISDNSNDLYALDDLDFLAGVVILAGGASRRMGTAKAALTLPNGEILLNYHVRQAIDLNVPIMIADNSRGFTVTPELLSYRLKSPIFHITDYGSTATTDGNDTGGALVAIESAMQALVKQPLANVTDASTLKNNAPSKKRSSWLMVISCDSLIPATELWQTLRPHTRILTHNDKEEAQQANQVPDKKVICLTDETHLYPLLGLYHLSIEPDLMAYIGSGERRVIKFIEPFLQTVPLSKKWAHLTNFNTPEDFQRAYAALNNV, translated from the coding sequence ATGATTGATGGTTTGGCTAGCCCAGATAATTCAGATGTCTTACATGACCTGAATATCTCAGATAATTCAAATGACCTATATGCCTTGGATGACTTGGATTTTTTAGCCGGCGTAGTCATTTTGGCTGGTGGGGCGTCTAGACGCATGGGTACAGCCAAAGCTGCACTGACTCTGCCTAACGGCGAAATTTTGCTGAATTACCATGTACGACAGGCTATTGATTTAAATGTGCCCATTATGATTGCGGATAATAGCCGCGGCTTTACTGTCACGCCAGAGTTACTTTCATACCGTTTAAAGTCGCCTATTTTTCATATTACTGATTATGGTTCTACAGCGACTACCGATGGTAACGATACCGGTGGTGCCTTAGTAGCAATAGAATCAGCGATGCAGGCTTTAGTAAAACAGCCGTTGGCAAATGTAACTGACGCTAGTACGCTAAAGAATAACGCTCCATCTAAAAAGCGCTCATCCTGGTTAATGGTCATTAGTTGTGATAGCTTAATTCCTGCCACTGAACTTTGGCAAACGCTACGACCTCATACTAGAATATTAACTCATAACGATAAAGAAGAAGCTCAGCAGGCCAATCAAGTGCCGGATAAAAAAGTCATTTGTTTAACCGATGAGACTCATTTATATCCCTTGTTAGGGCTTTATCATTTAAGTATTGAGCCTGATTTAATGGCTTATATTGGTAGTGGAGAACGGCGGGTGATTAAGTTTATTGAGCCATTTTTACAGACGGTTCCTTTGTCAAAAAAATGGGCGCACTTGACTAACTTTAATACCCCTGAAGACTTCCAACGGGCTTACGCTGCTTTAAATAACGTCTAA
- a CDS encoding FdhF/YdeP family oxidoreductase — protein MRKIPVYTHPAAGWSALISSARKLMDYQTFLRGSLSVFSSNQPKGGFDCPGCAWPDHKNHKMLDVCENGIKVLASETMSTRADAKFFAKHSVKELQGWTGYELEHSGRLSEPMYYDAAHDHYVAISWEAAYARIAKQLQQLDSPDEALFYTSGRVTNEPAFMYQLFVRCFGTNNLPDCSNMCHEPTSVMLTKQLGVGKATVKLEDFEQAKLIMMFGQNPATNHPRMLEMLAHAHQQGCRILSINPMREQGLSKFRNPQKPTHMVAGQSDDLVDDVIQIQIGGDVALLTGLAKWLTKNGKINTDFIDSHTSGFEGLDHWLRQQSWEDVERGCGIPKDEIINIARLVADSPATICTWGMGITQHVQGDDNVAMITNLLLLMGMIGIDGAGASPVRGHSNVQGDRTMGVHERPSQSLLDSLEKVFERPMPQEDGLDVIAGAKALIAGELKVFMSMGGNYSVAAPDTSAIQQALTKNQLNVFVATKLNETMLYPGVDNLILPCVGRTERLITNKGEQFATIEDSMCKIVATQGRLAPISDTLKSEAQIVADIAIHLFGSDTSIPWKDMGEDFDVTRDYIAKAIAGFEDFNQRIRAADRGFYLYHPARHRQWNTDSGKAQFEVPKYPITYVANQMAERTSKLDTDSKHQSNAQSNEVINQQQAVWQLTSVRSHDQFNTMIFGFQDRYRQTDRRDVLFMHPDEMSRLGWHKGDKVMVSRQDSDDKLRTLGPLILTEMDIAANAVATYYPECNDLIDLDTHAPDSKIPAYKSLTVVLERVSADELIASA, from the coding sequence ATGCGCAAAATTCCTGTTTATACCCATCCTGCCGCCGGTTGGTCTGCGCTGATTTCTTCTGCTCGTAAGTTAATGGATTACCAAACTTTTTTGCGCGGTAGTTTGAGTGTGTTTAGTAGTAATCAACCCAAAGGTGGCTTTGATTGTCCAGGCTGTGCATGGCCTGATCACAAAAACCATAAAATGCTAGATGTCTGCGAGAATGGTATCAAAGTACTGGCAAGTGAAACCATGTCTACCCGTGCCGATGCTAAATTTTTTGCTAAGCACTCCGTTAAGGAGCTGCAAGGATGGACTGGTTATGAGCTTGAGCATAGTGGGCGCTTATCAGAACCGATGTATTACGACGCTGCGCACGATCATTATGTAGCGATCTCTTGGGAAGCTGCTTACGCGCGCATCGCTAAACAATTGCAACAGCTTGACTCACCAGATGAGGCGCTCTTTTACACCTCGGGGCGAGTGACCAATGAGCCCGCCTTTATGTATCAACTATTTGTGCGCTGTTTTGGCACTAATAATTTGCCAGATTGTTCCAATATGTGTCATGAGCCGACGTCGGTGATGCTGACTAAGCAGTTGGGGGTCGGTAAGGCCACTGTTAAGCTAGAGGACTTTGAGCAGGCCAAACTCATTATGATGTTCGGACAAAACCCTGCGACCAATCACCCACGAATGCTAGAGATGCTTGCTCACGCGCACCAGCAAGGGTGCCGCATACTCTCTATTAACCCCATGCGAGAACAAGGTCTAAGCAAATTTAGAAACCCACAGAAACCAACTCATATGGTGGCAGGACAAAGTGATGATCTCGTAGATGATGTCATTCAAATCCAAATCGGTGGTGATGTTGCGCTATTGACTGGTCTTGCAAAATGGCTGACCAAAAACGGTAAAATTAATACCGACTTTATTGACAGCCATACCTCAGGTTTTGAGGGATTAGATCACTGGCTGCGTCAGCAATCTTGGGAAGATGTCGAGCGCGGCTGCGGTATCCCTAAAGATGAAATCATTAATATTGCTCGTCTGGTCGCAGACAGTCCAGCGACGATTTGTACTTGGGGTATGGGCATCACTCAGCATGTTCAGGGCGATGATAATGTCGCTATGATTACCAATTTACTGCTACTCATGGGCATGATCGGTATCGATGGTGCAGGCGCATCGCCGGTTCGTGGGCATTCCAATGTGCAAGGCGATCGCACAATGGGCGTTCATGAGCGTCCCAGTCAAAGTCTGCTTGATAGCCTAGAAAAAGTCTTTGAGCGTCCAATGCCCCAAGAGGATGGCCTTGATGTCATCGCTGGAGCGAAGGCCTTGATAGCCGGTGAGCTTAAAGTCTTTATGAGTATGGGCGGTAATTACTCTGTTGCAGCGCCAGATACCAGTGCCATCCAACAAGCCTTAACCAAAAATCAGCTCAACGTTTTTGTTGCTACCAAACTTAATGAGACCATGCTTTATCCGGGCGTAGACAATCTAATTTTACCGTGTGTGGGTCGTACCGAACGCTTAATCACTAATAAAGGTGAACAGTTTGCGACGATTGAAGACTCCATGTGCAAAATTGTAGCCACCCAAGGCCGCCTGGCACCGATTAGCGATACCCTGAAATCTGAAGCGCAGATTGTGGCCGATATCGCTATCCATTTATTCGGCTCTGATACCTCAATTCCTTGGAAGGATATGGGCGAAGACTTTGATGTTACTCGTGATTATATCGCTAAAGCTATTGCCGGTTTCGAGGATTTTAATCAGCGTATTCGTGCTGCTGATCGCGGTTTCTACTTATATCATCCAGCACGTCATCGCCAATGGAATACTGACAGCGGTAAAGCTCAGTTTGAAGTGCCAAAATATCCGATTACTTATGTTGCTAACCAAATGGCAGAGAGAACATCAAAGCTTGATACAGACTCTAAGCATCAGAGCAACGCTCAGTCTAATGAAGTTATCAATCAGCAACAAGCAGTCTGGCAATTGACCAGTGTTCGTAGTCATGATCAATTTAATACCATGATATTTGGCTTCCAAGACCGCTACCGCCAAACAGATCGCCGCGACGTTTTATTTATGCATCCCGATGAAATGAGCCGATTGGGTTGGCACAAAGGCGATAAAGTGATGGTATCGCGTCAAGACAGTGATGATAAGCTACGTACATTGGGGCCATTGATCCTGACTGAAATGGACATTGCTGCCAATGCAGTCGCCACCTACTATCCTGAGTGTAATGATCTCATCGACTTAGATACTCATGCCCCAGACTCCAAAATACCCGCGTATAAATCATTAACCGTTGTTTTAGAACGGGTAAGCGCTGACGAGCTTATTGCTTCTGCATAG
- a CDS encoding formate dehydrogenase accessory sulfurtransferase FdhD codes for MQPVPMELSATPLARNHMAHQHSYPSKKHSHSSNGNVGVNVQNNIGSIDQIHIDHDQTSLAVEAAVAIVINGIHYAVLMASPSQLNYLAIGFLFSEGLIQHSHELLDWEVTQLTDTDSFKKFTDDTIDEANVSMTLEHLLDYDIYVVELVLNQRCHQRIQAQKRQLAGRTGCGMCGITGLSQALPDLSGYLKNGPNNQHQNQQRHKATIPSLDSLLKMRAQVDATQHTHQLTGAVHAAATMHEQQLYLFEDVGRHNALDKLIGWQLRYKVDVEYVIMTSRLSIELVQKSIRTQIPWLVGMSAPTSTAVRVAQRYGLGLAGFLRDNRVTYYSGV; via the coding sequence ATGCAGCCCGTACCCATGGAGCTATCTGCAACGCCACTGGCGCGTAACCATATGGCACACCAACATTCTTATCCATCAAAGAAGCATAGCCATAGCAGTAATGGTAATGTTGGTGTTAATGTTCAAAATAATATTGGTAGCATTGACCAGATTCATATTGATCATGATCAGACCAGCTTGGCTGTAGAAGCAGCGGTTGCGATTGTTATCAATGGTATTCACTATGCAGTACTGATGGCCAGTCCCAGCCAGCTTAATTACCTAGCTATTGGGTTTTTGTTTAGTGAAGGATTGATTCAGCATAGTCATGAATTGCTCGATTGGGAAGTCACTCAGCTTACCGATACTGATAGTTTTAAAAAATTCACCGATGACACCATCGATGAGGCTAATGTCTCGATGACACTTGAGCATTTACTAGATTATGATATTTATGTGGTGGAATTGGTCTTAAACCAGCGTTGCCATCAGCGTATTCAAGCACAAAAGCGCCAGCTGGCAGGACGTACAGGTTGTGGCATGTGTGGTATAACGGGACTGAGTCAAGCATTGCCAGACTTGAGTGGCTATTTAAAGAATGGGCCAAACAACCAGCATCAGAACCAGCAACGTCATAAAGCAACGATACCCAGTCTCGATAGTTTATTAAAAATGCGCGCCCAAGTTGATGCCACCCAGCACACCCACCAATTGACCGGCGCTGTCCACGCAGCGGCAACCATGCACGAGCAGCAGTTGTATTTATTTGAAGATGTGGGTCGCCACAATGCCCTCGATAAACTCATCGGCTGGCAACTGCGTTATAAGGTAGATGTCGAGTACGTTATCATGACTTCGCGATTGTCAATTGAGCTGGTACAAAAATCTATTCGTACGCAAATACCCTGGTTGGTCGGTATGTCCGCGCCAACCAGTACAGCAGTGCGTGTCGCTCAGCGCTACGGGCTAGGACTGGCTGGGTTTTTGCGTGACAATAGGGTGACCTATTATTCAGGCGTTTAA
- a CDS encoding DsbA family oxidoreductase: MQKSDMQKSNKPLRIDIVSDVVCPWCIIGYRQLAEALENTNTAHEIHWHPFELNPNMPAEGQNLREHVMEKYGRSAQDSEESRIKMTAAGAEVGFEFQFIDGARIYNTFSLHQLLHWADQQGRRHDLKQALFTAHFTNNRDVSDKATLADIAAEIGLDRAEAQAVLDDQRFTQEVRDSEQRSRERGIQSVPAVIFNDRHLVSGAQGVENYTRILEQLAEITE, encoded by the coding sequence ATGCAAAAGTCAGATATGCAAAAGTCAAATAAACCATTACGGATAGATATCGTATCAGATGTCGTTTGCCCTTGGTGCATCATCGGTTACCGGCAGTTGGCCGAAGCCTTAGAGAATACCAATACAGCGCACGAAATTCATTGGCACCCATTCGAGCTAAATCCTAACATGCCAGCAGAAGGGCAAAATCTGCGCGAACACGTCATGGAGAAATACGGTAGATCTGCTCAAGACTCTGAGGAGAGTCGAATCAAAATGACCGCAGCAGGCGCAGAAGTTGGCTTTGAATTCCAATTTATCGATGGTGCACGAATCTATAATACCTTCAGTTTGCATCAACTTCTGCACTGGGCTGATCAGCAAGGGCGTAGGCACGACCTAAAACAAGCCTTATTTACCGCCCATTTCACCAATAACCGGGATGTCTCTGACAAGGCCACACTCGCGGATATAGCCGCAGAGATTGGATTGGACCGTGCTGAAGCTCAAGCGGTTCTTGATGATCAGCGCTTTACACAAGAAGTGCGCGATTCCGAACAGCGTTCGCGGGAACGAGGCATTCAAAGTGTCCCAGCAGTAATTTTTAACGACCGTCATCTCGTCAGCGGCGCACAAGGTGTTGAAAACTACACTAGGATTCTAGAACAGCTGGCAGAGATTACAGAATAA
- a CDS encoding carboxymuconolactone decarboxylase family protein, with protein sequence MTEFTLHDKQSAPQESQALFDDSIGAFGMIPNLHAVMAESPGLLEGYQRLHQLFLDSSFDDEETTVVWQTINVEHACHYCVPAHTGIAKSMKVDDTITEALRNETPLPTARLEALRDFTLSVVRGRGNVDDSAVQAFLDAGYTKRQIFEVVLGAAQKVMSNYTNHLANTPIDKPFQKFEWHKAD encoded by the coding sequence ATGACCGAATTTACGCTTCACGATAAGCAAAGTGCCCCACAAGAGAGCCAAGCGCTATTCGACGATTCCATCGGTGCCTTTGGTATGATCCCAAATTTACACGCAGTTATGGCAGAATCACCCGGACTACTTGAAGGGTATCAACGTCTTCATCAATTGTTCCTAGATAGTAGCTTCGATGACGAAGAGACTACCGTAGTGTGGCAAACCATCAATGTTGAGCACGCTTGCCATTACTGCGTTCCTGCCCATACTGGCATCGCCAAAAGCATGAAAGTTGATGATACCATTACTGAAGCATTACGTAACGAAACCCCACTACCAACAGCACGCTTAGAGGCGCTTCGCGACTTCACGCTCTCTGTCGTCCGTGGCCGTGGTAATGTTGATGATAGCGCCGTTCAAGCATTTTTAGATGCGGGCTATACTAAGCGTCAGATTTTTGAAGTGGTACTTGGCGCCGCTCAAAAAGTAATGAGTAACTACACCAACCATCTCGCCAACACACCGATAGACAAACCATTCCAAAAATTTGAATGGCACAAGGCTGACTGA
- the moaA gene encoding GTP 3',8-cyclase MoaA, which translates to MNYHDPLLGNAQLYSPVSTPPNLDNNNHINNHINSPLSSSIAATPADSSIGPYEPLTDGFSRRLTYLRLSITDFCNFRCEYCLPNGYQGKRPDDELSVAEIATLIRGFAQVGTRKVRITGGEPSIRRDVVDIIRTIKQTPGIETVAMTSNGYKLGKHLANWQAAGLNQINISMDSFDASTFHKMTGFDMLPQLLADMDQLLATTDIKLKINAVLMAETAFQTLLSAMDYIKSRPVTYRFIEFMQTSDNSDLFFAQHAHAGSITDYLLEHGWQPHDRGSADGPAIEYSHPDYVGRIGMIAPYAAHFCDNCNRLRVSSLGKVHLCLFDQGNYDIREHLKNDDIEGLVSDLQGFMPIKPEHHHLHDSNSGMMHNLSLIGG; encoded by the coding sequence ATGAATTATCATGATCCCCTACTAGGGAATGCCCAGTTGTATTCACCGGTCTCAACACCCCCTAATCTTGATAATAACAACCATATTAATAACCATATTAATAGCCCCCTATCCTCTTCTATAGCTGCGACGCCTGCTGATTCATCCATTGGCCCTTATGAACCATTAACAGACGGTTTTTCGCGACGTCTCACCTATCTGCGCTTATCGATTACAGACTTCTGTAACTTCCGCTGTGAGTACTGTTTGCCCAATGGTTATCAAGGCAAGCGTCCTGATGACGAGTTGAGTGTGGCTGAGATTGCTACGTTAATTCGTGGATTTGCCCAAGTGGGGACCCGAAAGGTACGAATCACAGGTGGTGAGCCTTCTATTCGCCGAGATGTAGTAGATATTATTCGAACTATAAAACAAACGCCTGGTATTGAAACTGTGGCGATGACCAGTAATGGTTATAAGCTAGGCAAGCATTTGGCCAATTGGCAAGCTGCCGGATTGAATCAAATTAACATCAGTATGGATAGCTTCGACGCGAGCACTTTTCACAAGATGACTGGCTTTGATATGTTGCCGCAGTTACTGGCCGATATGGATCAATTGCTAGCAACCACAGACATTAAATTAAAAATAAATGCGGTGCTAATGGCAGAAACTGCCTTTCAAACCTTGCTGAGCGCCATGGACTATATTAAAAGTCGTCCAGTGACCTATCGTTTTATCGAATTCATGCAAACCAGTGATAACAGCGATTTATTTTTTGCGCAGCACGCGCATGCTGGTAGTATTACTGACTACTTGCTAGAACATGGCTGGCAGCCTCATGATCGTGGTAGTGCCGATGGCCCTGCAATAGAATATAGTCATCCGGACTATGTTGGACGGATTGGTATGATTGCCCCGTATGCGGCCCACTTTTGTGATAACTGTAATCGTTTACGGGTCAGTAGCTTGGGCAAGGTACATTTATGCTTATTTGACCAAGGCAACTACGATATTAGAGAACACCTCAAAAACGATGATATCGAAGGTTTAGTCAGTGACTTACAAGGCTTTATGCCTATCAAGCCTGAGCACCATCATTTGCACGATTCTAATAGCGGTATGATGCACAACTTATCATTAATCGGTGGTTAG
- a CDS encoding molybdopterin molybdotransferase MoeA, which produces MITVEQLQHAITQRVNTYNRVDCPVAHRATQTCELLDSQNQILAQSIASPFTVPRQNLSAMDGYAIAHNSDTAKDSTIEIIGESQAGSPYIGDIQIGQGVRIFTGAVVPVECDTVIIQENTNFADIRTSIDKSQPYLITLSKSAELDRNIRKQGEEIESGEVLLTAGKRLNPADISLLANLGIDKVQVYRPLTIGVLATGDELVALGGQLDSLAQIYNSNTPTLKSLLSRLPVVIHDYGIIADNLEQTTTAVTKAMHDCDVLISTAGVSVGDYDFLTTVIEQLGQINHYKVAMKPGKPFVFGELNKDINKPVLYFGLPGNPLSTVVGTLQFVIPALWQMSGVSASEQPMQLTVPAMLKTDIRKSVGRTDFQRGVLSRNEQGHYQVECFSKQDSHRIKQLSRANCFIVLEQESGNVTSGITVDVQPFPWLHI; this is translated from the coding sequence ATGATTACCGTTGAGCAACTTCAACACGCTATAACGCAGCGTGTTAACACTTATAATCGAGTTGATTGTCCTGTAGCTCATAGAGCCACGCAAACTTGCGAACTTTTAGACAGTCAAAATCAGATACTGGCTCAAAGTATTGCGTCTCCGTTTACCGTACCGAGACAGAATCTATCCGCGATGGATGGTTATGCTATTGCTCATAATAGTGATACTGCAAAAGATAGCACGATTGAGATTATTGGCGAATCACAGGCCGGCAGCCCTTATATTGGCGATATACAAATAGGACAAGGTGTCCGGATTTTTACCGGCGCGGTCGTTCCAGTAGAATGTGATACGGTAATCATACAAGAAAATACCAATTTTGCTGATATAAGAACTAGCATCGACAAATCGCAACCTTATCTCATAACCTTATCAAAATCAGCTGAGCTTGATAGAAATATTCGCAAGCAAGGGGAAGAAATTGAATCTGGCGAGGTATTATTAACCGCTGGCAAACGCTTGAATCCTGCTGATATTAGTTTACTTGCCAATCTAGGTATTGATAAAGTTCAGGTCTATAGACCACTAACTATCGGTGTGCTAGCGACAGGCGACGAGTTGGTAGCCCTAGGTGGACAACTGGATAGTTTGGCACAAATATATAACTCCAATACCCCCACCCTCAAAAGCTTACTGTCTAGACTGCCAGTGGTCATTCATGATTATGGCATTATCGCAGACAATTTAGAGCAGACCACCACCGCCGTCACGAAAGCGATGCACGACTGTGATGTGCTTATTTCCACAGCGGGCGTATCCGTTGGTGATTATGACTTTTTGACCACGGTCATTGAGCAGTTAGGACAAATTAATCACTATAAAGTGGCCATGAAGCCCGGCAAACCCTTCGTGTTTGGTGAATTGAATAAAGATATTAATAAGCCGGTATTATATTTTGGCTTACCCGGTAATCCTTTATCAACCGTCGTCGGCACGTTGCAGTTTGTGATTCCAGCATTATGGCAGATGTCAGGGGTTAGCGCGTCAGAGCAGCCAATGCAATTGACCGTACCAGCGATGTTAAAGACTGATATAAGAAAATCAGTCGGTCGTACTGATTTTCAGCGCGGCGTGCTGTCAAGAAATGAACAAGGCCACTATCAAGTAGAATGTTTCTCTAAACAGGACTCCCACAGAATAAAGCAGCTCAGTCGTGCGAACTGTTTCATTGTTTTAGAACAAGAAAGTGGCAATGTGACATCAGGTATTACTGTCGATGTGCAACCATTTCCTTGGTTACACATTTAG
- a CDS encoding DUF411 domain-containing protein: MTVFARESSFKSNRQSHKLLRGMLVLLAASSLFACSQPDSDTTAASTAVTEPSAAITSDASASPAEYAPVMAAATGNPQLLKNVSATVYKDPNCGCCKDWIDHAQSNGLSATTEHPKDLSLFKDRYQVPNEMRACHTTVTTDGYVFEGHVPAKYMAQFLENPPVQALGLAVPGMPVGSPGMEYENKFMPYQVMQLNKDGTSQVYADIESTQQQL; the protein is encoded by the coding sequence ATGACAGTCTTTGCAAGAGAATCCAGCTTTAAGTCTAACCGCCAGTCGCACAAGCTCCTTCGAGGCATGCTAGTTTTATTAGCAGCTTCTTCGCTGTTTGCTTGTAGCCAACCAGATAGTGACACTACTGCAGCTAGCACAGCAGTAACGGAGCCTTCTGCTGCTATAACATCAGACGCTTCTGCATCACCCGCCGAATATGCACCCGTTATGGCTGCTGCAACGGGTAATCCACAGTTACTCAAAAATGTCTCAGCAACGGTCTATAAAGATCCTAATTGTGGCTGCTGTAAAGACTGGATAGACCATGCCCAAAGCAACGGCTTAAGTGCAACCACTGAACACCCAAAGGACTTGTCATTATTTAAAGACCGTTACCAAGTACCTAATGAGATGCGTGCTTGCCATACCACTGTCACAACTGATGGCTACGTTTTTGAAGGTCATGTCCCTGCGAAGTATATGGCGCAATTTTTAGAGAATCCGCCGGTACAAGCGCTCGGTCTTGCTGTACCTGGTATGCCTGTTGGTAGTCCAGGTATGGAATATGAAAATAAGTTCATGCCATATCAGGTCATGCAGCTCAATAAAGACGGGACAAGCCAAGTTTATGCTGATATTGAGTCTACTCAGCAGCAATTATAA
- the moaB gene encoding molybdenum cofactor biosynthesis protein B, with translation MTKPAAAFKPLNIAILTVSDSRTLAEDTSGQYLVDSLTAAGHNLADRQLITDDIYHIRAVISGWIADPSIHTVITTGGTGFFVRDSMPEAVSVLFDKAVDGFGEMFRLISKDEIGMSTVQSRALAGMANNTVIFCLPGSSGACRTGWTKIIAEQLDSRTRPCNFVSHLMAENPSHD, from the coding sequence ATGACCAAGCCAGCCGCTGCGTTTAAGCCACTTAACATCGCTATCTTAACTGTATCTGATAGCCGTACACTAGCAGAAGACACCTCGGGACAGTATTTAGTAGACAGTTTAACGGCAGCTGGACATAATTTGGCGGACCGCCAGCTCATTACTGATGATATTTATCATATTCGAGCCGTTATCAGTGGCTGGATTGCTGACCCCAGTATTCATACGGTTATCACGACAGGTGGCACAGGATTTTTTGTGAGAGACAGTATGCCAGAGGCGGTCAGTGTGTTATTTGACAAAGCTGTTGACGGTTTTGGTGAAATGTTTCGGCTGATTTCAAAGGATGAGATTGGCATGTCTACCGTGCAGTCGCGGGCACTCGCTGGTATGGCAAATAACACGGTTATATTTTGCTTACCGGGTTCATCGGGTGCCTGCCGGACTGGTTGGACCAAAATCATAGCCGAGCAGCTTGATAGCCGTACTCGCCCTTGCAATTTTGTGTCGCATTTGATGGCTGAAAACCCCAGCCATGATTGA